A single Candidatus Methylomirabilota bacterium DNA region contains:
- the dnaJ gene encoding molecular chaperone DnaJ gives MNKRDYYEVLGVRRGTSDKEIKHAYRRLARKYHPDVNPNNKAAEAKFKEITEAYDVLSDPAKRGQYDQFGHQVFGAGHEAGRQPGAGPGGFDFTQFDLGGPGGIEDLFSDLLGRHGQEAQTGPSKGEDLHYAVDLKFEDAVRGLSTEISLERRVPCPSCSGTGAGTGGKFYACPACEGSGRVRGKPGLFGGHQACSRCRGTGKLPSSLCNACHGAGTVLKTERIAVKIPPGVENGSNVRVQGKGHVGRLGGPSGDLYIVTRVRPHPLFERKGDNIYCEVPISVAEAALGAKIEVPTVDGKASMRIPPETSSGQVFRLRNMGVPHLKGSGRGDQFVTIKIVLPRNLDTRSQELFRELGRLHPEDPRRAIWK, from the coding sequence ATGAATAAGCGCGACTACTATGAAGTCCTTGGCGTCCGCAGAGGCACCTCGGACAAAGAGATCAAGCACGCCTACCGGCGCCTGGCCAGGAAGTACCACCCTGACGTCAACCCCAACAACAAAGCGGCCGAGGCGAAGTTCAAGGAGATCACCGAGGCGTACGATGTCTTGAGTGACCCGGCCAAGCGCGGGCAGTATGACCAGTTCGGGCACCAGGTCTTTGGCGCGGGGCACGAGGCAGGCCGGCAGCCCGGAGCGGGACCGGGTGGGTTCGACTTCACCCAGTTTGACCTCGGGGGCCCTGGCGGGATAGAAGATCTCTTCTCTGACCTGCTTGGCCGACATGGGCAGGAGGCCCAGACCGGGCCATCCAAGGGCGAAGATCTCCATTACGCCGTTGACCTGAAGTTCGAAGACGCAGTCCGGGGCCTCTCCACCGAGATCAGCCTCGAGCGGCGCGTCCCCTGTCCCTCCTGCTCGGGCACAGGGGCCGGGACAGGAGGTAAGTTTTACGCCTGTCCTGCCTGCGAAGGCAGCGGGCGGGTGCGAGGGAAACCTGGACTGTTTGGCGGACACCAGGCGTGCTCCAGGTGCCGTGGGACCGGCAAGCTACCCTCATCCCTGTGCAACGCCTGTCATGGAGCAGGGACGGTACTCAAGACCGAACGAATCGCCGTGAAGATCCCGCCGGGCGTGGAAAATGGATCGAATGTCAGGGTCCAGGGAAAAGGCCATGTGGGGCGACTCGGGGGTCCATCCGGGGACCTATACATCGTGACCCGTGTCCGCCCTCACCCCTTGTTCGAGCGGAAGGGGGATAATATCTACTGCGAAGTGCCGATTTCCGTGGCTGAGGCCGCGCTGGGGGCGAAGATTGAGGTCCCAACTGTAGACGGGAAGGCTTCGATGCGAATCCCCCCGGAGACGAGCAGCGGGCAGGTCTTTCGTCTCCGCAACATGGGGGTGCCGCACCTGAAAGGCTCGGGACGGGGTGATCAGTTCGTCACCATCAAGATTGTTCTACCCCGGAACCTCGATACGCGATCGCAAGAACTGTTCCGGGAGTTGGGACGCCTGCATCCGGAGGATCCAAGGCGGGCAATCTGGAAGTAA
- a CDS encoding helix-turn-helix transcriptional regulator, producing the protein MGQRRRRYSISIVAEMFDIHPQTLRVYEREGLLQPARTEGNTRVYSQEDVERIELILRLTKELGVNLAGVEVILNMRDRMDRMQRQMNELLRAMAEQFDAEIKHWEGREEEGLVPVRRRGLLRRVHP; encoded by the coding sequence GTGGGGCAGCGGCGACGTCGATATTCGATCAGCATCGTGGCCGAGATGTTCGATATCCACCCGCAGACCCTCCGGGTCTATGAGCGGGAAGGGCTCCTTCAGCCGGCCCGCACCGAGGGCAATACGCGGGTCTATTCGCAAGAGGATGTGGAGCGAATTGAACTGATCCTGCGGCTGACCAAGGAGCTCGGCGTGAATCTGGCTGGAGTCGAGGTCATCCTGAACATGCGGGATCGGATGGACAGGATGCAGCGCCAGATGAATGAACTGCTGCGGGCAATGGCCGAACAATTCGATGCCGAGATAAAACACTGGGAGGGCCGCGAGGAAGAGGGACTTGTGCCGGTCAGAAGACGCGGGCTGCTCCGCCGGGTTCACCCATAA